One genomic window of Mauremys mutica isolate MM-2020 ecotype Southern chromosome 5, ASM2049712v1, whole genome shotgun sequence includes the following:
- the LOC123370738 gene encoding interleukin-8-like isoform X3 yields the protein MGTPRPASPPLPSRGAPMAGELRCHCLQTEAAVIHPKRVAHVELIPEGPHCGVPEVIATTKHGKKVCLDPNAPWVQLIVTRILNSKSNKL from the exons ATgggaactccccgccccgcctcgcctcccctcccctcccggg GTGCCCCCATGGCCGGCGAGCTGCGGTGCCACTGCCTGCAGACCGAGGCCGCGGTGATCCACCCTAAGCGCGTCGCCCACGTGGAGCTGATCCCCGAGGGGCCCCACTGCGGGGTGCCAGAAGTCAT AGCCACCACGAAGCACGGCAAGAAAGTCTGTCTGGATCCCAACGCACCCTGGGTCCAGCTGATCGTCACCAGGATCCTGAACAG
- the LOC123370738 gene encoding growth-regulated alpha protein-like isoform X1, giving the protein MSRPESFAPGGALLLLLLLLLAACAALRRGAPMAGELRCHCLQTEAAVIHPKRVAHVELIPEGPHCGVPEVIATTKHGKKVCLDPNAPWVQLIVTRILNSKSNKL; this is encoded by the exons ATGAGCCGCCCCGAGAGCTTCGCCCCCGGCggcgccctgctgctgctgctgctgctgctgctagcggCCTGCGCCGCGCTGCGCCGGG GTGCCCCCATGGCCGGCGAGCTGCGGTGCCACTGCCTGCAGACCGAGGCCGCGGTGATCCACCCTAAGCGCGTCGCCCACGTGGAGCTGATCCCCGAGGGGCCCCACTGCGGGGTGCCAGAAGTCAT AGCCACCACGAAGCACGGCAAGAAAGTCTGTCTGGATCCCAACGCACCCTGGGTCCAGCTGATCGTCACCAGGATCCTGAACAG